In a single window of the Megalobrama amblycephala isolate DHTTF-2021 linkage group LG3, ASM1881202v1, whole genome shotgun sequence genome:
- the LOC125265453 gene encoding ephrin type-A receptor 3-like, translating to MIHFSFGQCKWKETQMQLGKDYAHSIYKACNPKFNNITKTLWTNWIPKQDAQELLLDLSFAQEDQKPLYIYVQESNQTQNPYFRRPKRPVLCRTVEHPFPVNAVPQDENLSHAKGLYLGNITENGFYLGFSYSGKCTFIASIQLFFMKCPTFAWNQMEFEETAAGRSRRVVCLNGSVEMECQSNGTWGPPQGSCDAGYQTDGNSCTGRDPFTTMATPGLKGNSSPVPKTDSSPDFFPVTIANSTHRLSPVLTIVLCGLLVLLILIAALFIFVRRYKLSGGQETELISSSGATRYRRPKQHS from the exons atgattcacTTCTCTTTTGGCCAATGTAAGTGGAAggaaacacaaatgcagctTGGAAAGGACTATGCACACTCTATCTACAAAGCTTGTAACCCCAAATTCAATAACATTACCAAAACATTATGGACCAACTGGATCCCCAAACAAGATGCCCAGGAGCTTCTACTGGACCTTAGTTTTGCCCAAGAGGACCAGAAGCCTCTTTATATCTATGTGCAAGAATCTAACCAAACTCAGAATCCGTACTTTAGAAGACCAAAAAGACCTGTTCTCTGCAGAACAGTTGAGCATCCATTTCCTGTCAATGCTGTTCCTCAGGATGAGAACCTGAGCCATGCTAAGGGCCTTTATTTGGGAAACATCACTGAGAATGGCTTTTACCTGGGATTTTCTTACAGCGGTAAGTGTACTTTCATTGCATCGATCCAGTTGTTCTTCATGAAATGTCCAACATTTGCATGGAACCAAATGGAATTTGAAGAAACGGCAGCAGGAAGGTCAAGGAGAGTAGTGTGTTTGAACGGTTCTGTGGAGATGGAGTGTCAATCAAATGGGACGTGGGGTCCACCGCAGGGGTCATGTGATGCAGGATACCAGACAGATGGAAACAGTTGCACAG GAAGAGATCCATTCACTACAATGGCCACTCCTGGCCTAAAAGGCAATTCCAGTCCTGTTCCAAAAACTGATTCCAGTCCTGATTTCTTTCCTGTCACAATAGCTAATTCCACACACAGACTGTCTCCTGTCCTAACTATTGTACTGTGTGGCCTTCTGGTTCTTCTCATTCTCATCGCTGCTCTATTTATCTTTGTAAGGCGTTACAAGCTCAG